The Populus nigra chromosome 14, ddPopNigr1.1, whole genome shotgun sequence genome has a segment encoding these proteins:
- the LOC133673297 gene encoding cation/H(+) antiporter 15, translating to MDNQLMTTANKTVETIVCYAPTMITTNGIWQGDNPLDYSLPLFILQLTLVVVTTRLLVYILKPLRQPRVISEILGGVILGPSVLGRSKAFANTIFPLRSVMVLETMANMGLLYFLFLVGVEMDISVIKRTGKKAIAIAIGGMIFPFFIGLAFSFALHKDSQSLNQGTFVLFLGVALSVTAFPVLARVLAEIKLINTEIGRIAMSAALINDICAWILLALAITLAENKSTPLATLWVILSSFTFVLICIYVIRPVISWMISSTPEGETISEFYICLILTGVMISGFITDAIGTHSVFGAFVFGLIIPNGPLGVTLIEKLEDFVSGLLLPIFFAMSGLKTDIGAINGVTTWLILILVIIIGFAGKVVGTVLASMLYQMPLLEGITLGFLMNSKGLVEMIVLNVGREQKVLDDESFAMMVIVAVIMTAIIIPSVTAIYRPEKRFLPYTRRTIQRSKRDAEFRALACVHTPRNVPTIINLLEASHPNKRSPMCVYVVHLVELTGRASAMLIVHNTRKSGHPALNRTQAQSDHIINAFDNYEQNAVCVSVQPLTAISPYSTMHVDICNLAEDKRVALIILPFHKQQTVDGGMEATNPAIRMVNQNVLANAPCSVGILVDRGLSGSTRLASNQAAHHVAVLYFGGPDDREALSYAWRMSEHPTINLTVMRFVPGEDAKALDNPGMLSVETENLKEKQLDEDHVNEFRTQTAHNGSIFYNEIVVSNGEETVAAIRSMDNHHDLFIVGRGQGMISPLTAGLTDWSECPELGAIGDLLASSDFAATVSVLVLQQYVGLEPDGEELGTPDSPAQLEEPYSSVQMANRSTRLPVFSA from the exons ATGGACAACCAGCTAATGACCACAGCCAACAAGACGGTGGAAACAATAGTCTGCTATGCACCAACCATGATAACTACGAATGGTATATGGCAGGGTGATAATCCTTTAGATtactctctccctcttttcaTCTTGCAGTTAACTTTGGTCGTTGTCACCACTCGCTTGCTTGTTTACATCCTCAAACCACTTCGACAACCTCGTGTTATCTCGGAGATCTTG GGAGGAGTGATATTGGGCCCATCGGTACTTGGGCGCAGCAAAGCATTTGCCAACACTATATTCCCTCTACGAAGTGTGATGGTGCTAGAAACAATGGCAAATATGGGTCTCCTCTACTTCCTCTTCCTGGTTGGAGTAGAGATGGACATTTCAGTAATCAAAAGAACTGGGAAAAAAGCCATAGCCATAGCCATTGGGGGAATGATCTTTCCCTTCTTTATCGGCCTAGCGTTCTCTTTTGCTCtgcacaaggattcacaaagcTTGAACCAAGGAACTTTCGTACTTTTCCTTGGTGTTGCCCTCTCTGTCACTGCATTCCCTGTACTTGCAAGAGTTCTGGCAGAGATCAAACTTATCAACACGGAGATTGGTAGGATTGCCATGTCTGCAGCTCTTATCAATGACATTTGTGCTTGGATTCTGTTGGCTTTAGCTATCACCTTGGCTGAGAATAAAAGTACTCCCTTGGCTACCCTGTGGGTGATACTTTCTAGTTTTACATTTGTTCTTATCTGTATCTATGTTATTCGACCAGTCATCTCATGGATGATTAGTTCAACTCCGGAGGGAGAAACCATCAGTGAGTTCTACATTTGTCTCATTCTCACTGGAGTAATGATCTCAGGATTCATTACAGATGCCATTGGAACACATTCTGTCTTTGGAGCTTTTGTATTTGGGCTGATTATTCCAAATGGACCTCTTGGAGTTACTCTGATAGAGAAGCTTGAAGACTTTGTTTCAGGGCTTCTGCTTCCTATCTTTTTTGCTATGAGTGGGCTCAAGACTGATATAGGGGCTATTAATGGAGTCACAACATGGTTAATTCTAATACTAGTCATAATTATTGGATTTGCTGGTAAAGTTGTCGGTACTGTGCTCGCTTCAATGCTCTACCAAATGCCTCTCCTTGAAGGGATTACTCTTGGTTTTCTCATGAACTCCAAAGGCCTTGTTGAAAtgattgtcctcaatgttggcAGGGAACAGAAG GTCTTGGATGATGAGTCCTTTGCAATGATGGTGATTGTAGCAGTGATTATGACCGCAATCATCATCCCCTCTGTAACAGCCATATACAGGCCAGAGAAGAGGTTCCTACCTTACACACGAAGAACAATTCAGAGGTCAAAACGAGATGCAGAGTTTAGGGCATTAGCATGCGTACACACTCCTCGCAACGTCCCAACAATCATTAACCTCTTGGAAGCCTCCCACCCAAATAAAAGGTCCCCCATGTGTGTCTACGTGGTCCACCTAGTTGAACTCACTGGTCGCGCCTCGGCCATGCTTATAGTTCATAATACTAGAAAATCTGGCCACCCAGCCCTCAACCGCACCCAAGCTCAATCTGATCACATCATCAACGCATTCGACAACTATGAACAAAATGCAGTCTGTGTCTCTGTGCAACCCCTGACTGCCATTTCCCCTTATTCCACCATGCATGTAGACATATGTAACTTGGCTGAGGACAAACGGGTTGCTTTAATTATCCTCCCTTTCCACAAACAGCAAACAGTTGATGGTGGAATGGAGGCCACCAACCCAGCTATCCGAATGGTGAACCAAAATGTATTAGCCAATGCACCCTGCTCAGTTGGGATTCTCGTAGACAGAGGGCTAAGTGGGTCTACTCGTTTAGCCTCGAACCAGGCAGCTCACCATGTAGCTGTACTATACTTTGGGGGCCCAGATGACAGAGAGGCGCTATCATATGCATGGAGGATGTCTGAGCATCCAACAATTAACCTCACCGTGATGAGGTTCGTTCCAGGAGAGGATGCAAAAGCACTTGACAACCCTGGGATGCTCAGTGTGGAAACAGAAAATCTAAAAGAGAAGCAGCTTGATGAAGACCATGTTAACGAATTCAGGACCCAGACTGCTCATAATGGTTCTATATTTTACAATGAAATAGTGGTCAGCAATGGTGAGGAAACAGTGGCAGCAATAAGGTCAATGGACAATCATCACGACTTGTTCATAGTGGGTAGAGGACAAGGGATGATATCACCACTTACGGCAGGTCTTACTGATTGGAGTGAATGCCCAGAGCTTGGTGCGATTGGCGATTTGCTAGCATCATCAGATTTTGCAGCAACAGTTTCAGTTCTGGTGTTACAACAGTATGTGGGGTTAGAGCCAGATGGGGAGGAGTTAGGAACACCTGATAGCCCTGCTCAACTAGAGGAACCGTACAGCAGTGTACAGATGGCAAATAGGTCAACGAGGCTCCCTGTTTTTAGCGCATAA